In the genome of Corynebacterium glucuronolyticum DSM 44120, the window CTGGAATACTCCGATACGCCTGGACTGCACAGCCGTTTCTCCAAAGTGAATGGCCAGATTCTCACAGTAGTAGAGCGCAGGGACCTCAAGGAAGCCGTGACGTTGCTTGACAGTTACCTCGTGGAGGCACATAACGAGCTGTTCATCGGTTTGGGGTTTGATAAGGACGCCAACCGACGTGACTGATGCGCATGGGGGCGCTAAAAACCCCGTGAGTTCAACGGAAGCTGAAATCACGGGGTTTTATTTTTACGCGAGGAACTATGCGTCGCGTTCCGTGTTGCACATGCTCAGGACATCGAGACGCTTGTCCAGCTCTTCTTCGGTGAGCTGTTCGCCGTCAACGAAGCCCAGGTCAATAACGGTCTGGCGGATGGTCTCGCCTTCCTTGAGAGCCGTCTTTGCTACCTTTGCTGCGTTCTCGTAGCCGATAGCAGAGTTCAGCGGAGTCACAATGGACGGGGAGGACTCTGCGGAGTGACGCAGCTTGTCGGTGTTCGGCTCAGTTCCCTTGACCAGGCGTTCTGCGAATACGCGGGCGGTGTTTGCCAGCAGGTGAGCAGACTCCAGAACGTTACGAGCCATCATCGGGATGAAGACGTTGAGCTCGAACTGGCCTTGGGCGCCACCGAAAGCAACAGCAGCGTCGTTACCGATGACCTGCGCCGCCACCTGCGTGGCGGTCTCACACAGAACCGGATTAACCTTGCCCGGCATGATGGAGGAACCCGGCTGCAGCTCGGGGAGACGGAGCTCAGCGAGACCGGTGAGCGGACCGGAGCCCATAAGACGAATATCGTTAGCGATCTTGTTCAGGCTAACGGCAACGCTGCGCATGGCACCCGAAAATTCAACGAGGCCATCACGGGCAGCCTGCGCCTCGAAGTGGTTCTTGCAGGGACGAAGCGCATCGACACCGGTGAGGTTGACGAGCTCGGCCGTCACCTTTTCGCCGAATTCGGCGGGGGTGTTGAGGCCGGTTCCTACGGCAGTACCACCGATCGGAAGTTCGCCGAGGCGGGGGAGAACGTTTTGAACACGTTCGATACCGGCCTCAATCTGACGAGCGTAGCCGGAGAATTCCTGTCCGAGGGTGATCGGCGTGGCATCCATGAGGTGAGTGCGGCCAGACTTTACCACTTCTTCCCACTCCTCAGTCTTCTCCGCCAGCGCATCGTGGAGAACCTGGAGACCGGGGATGAGGTCGTTAACCGTCTCCACCGTGGCAGCAATGTGCGTTGCGGTGGGGAACGTGTCGTTGGAGGACTGTCCCATATTGACATGGTCATTCGGGTGTACCTCTACGCCGTTGTTGTGGCAGATGGAGGCGATAACCTCGTTGGTGTTCATGTTGGATGACGTGCCAGAGCCAGTTTGGAACACGTCGATGGGGAACTGATCGTCATGCTCGTTGTTAGCGATTTCCTTCGCTGCAGCGATGATTGCATCGGCCTTCTCTGCATCGAGAAGCCCCAAGGCCTTATTCACCTTGGCGCACGCAGCCTTGAGCTGGCCAAGAGCAGAAATTTGGGGGGACTCCAGCCCACGGCCGGAAATGGGGAAGTTCTCCACTGCACGTTGCGTCTGAGCGCGCCAGAGCGCGTTGACGGGCACCTTCACTTCGCCCATGGTGTCATGTTCGATCCTGTATTCCTGGTCTGACATTTCACTTCCTTGTCTCGGAGTATGTAAACACCTTCTACCTTAGCCGGTTCGCTCGAGCAGTGGTGTGATGATTGGAGTAAAAACGTGAAAGATTTGGTATTTGTCATACCTCAACGTCTGGAGTGAGCCAAGGAACGCATAGAAAACGCCCCCGGTCCCTTTCGTCAGGCCAAAGCGCCACGTGCGAAGGGGAAACCGGAGGCGGAAAAGGAGGACTACTTATCCTTCGGGCCGTAATCGACTACGGAGTATTCCTGCAGCTTCTTGAGCTGGTGGATGGAGTCAATGTAGCGCACCGTACCGGACTTCGAGCGCATGACCACGGAACGAGTGATGGCCCCGTCAGGGCTGTACGTCACGCCACGAAGCATATCGCCGTTCGTCACACCGGTTGCGACGAAGAAGCAGTTATCGGACTTGACCAAATCCGAGGTGGTGAGAACTGTGTCCAAGTCAAGGCCGGCGTTGCGTGCCTTCTCGCGCTCTGCCTCATCACGAGGTGCCAGGATGCCCTGGATTTCGCCGCCCATACACTTCATTGCGCATGCCGTGATGATGCCTTCCGGGGTTCCGCCAGTACCCATGCAGATATCGACGGAGTTCATCGTCTGAGACTGGGCAGCGGCAACGGAACCTGCGACATCGCCATCATGAATGAGACGGATCTTGGCACCCGCAGCGCGAATTTCCTTGATGAGGTCAACGTGGCGCGGGCGGTCCAGCACAGAGACAACAATCTGGGAAACCGGCTTTTCCTTCGCCTTGGCAACCACTTCAATATTGTGTTTGACAGGAGCCTCGATATCGATGAGCCCTGCAGCAGCCGGGCCCACCGCGATCTTCTTCATGTAGAAAACGGCAGAGGGGTCATACATGGAACCGCGCTCAGCAGCAGCCAGAACGGAAATCGCATTCGGACGCCCCTCGGCCATCAGGGTGGTGCCGTCGATTGGATCTACGGCGATGTCGACATCAGCGCCTTTGCCAGTACCAACTTCCTCGCCGTTGAACAGCATCGGGGCCTCGTCCTTTTCGCCCTCACCGATCACGACGATACCTCGCATTTCAACGGAATTGATGAGCTTGCGCATGGCGTCGACGGCGGCACCATCGCCGGAGTTTTTCTCGCCGCGGCCGAC includes:
- a CDS encoding class II fumarate hydratase, with amino-acid sequence MSDQEYRIEHDTMGEVKVPVNALWRAQTQRAVENFPISGRGLESPQISALGQLKAACAKVNKALGLLDAEKADAIIAAAKEIANNEHDDQFPIDVFQTGSGTSSNMNTNEVIASICHNNGVEVHPNDHVNMGQSSNDTFPTATHIAATVETVNDLIPGLQVLHDALAEKTEEWEEVVKSGRTHLMDATPITLGQEFSGYARQIEAGIERVQNVLPRLGELPIGGTAVGTGLNTPAEFGEKVTAELVNLTGVDALRPCKNHFEAQAARDGLVEFSGAMRSVAVSLNKIANDIRLMGSGPLTGLAELRLPELQPGSSIMPGKVNPVLCETATQVAAQVIGNDAAVAFGGAQGQFELNVFIPMMARNVLESAHLLANTARVFAERLVKGTEPNTDKLRHSAESSPSIVTPLNSAIGYENAAKVAKTALKEGETIRQTVIDLGFVDGEQLTEEELDKRLDVLSMCNTERDA
- the glpX gene encoding class II fructose-bisphosphatase, whose amino-acid sequence is MTANHPEAPDRNLALELVRVTEAAALASGRWVGRGEKNSGDGAAVDAMRKLINSVEMRGIVVIGEGEKDEAPMLFNGEEVGTGKGADVDIAVDPIDGTTLMAEGRPNAISVLAAAERGSMYDPSAVFYMKKIAVGPAAAGLIDIEAPVKHNIEVVAKAKEKPVSQIVVSVLDRPRHVDLIKEIRAAGAKIRLIHDGDVAGSVAAAQSQTMNSVDICMGTGGTPEGIITACAMKCMGGEIQGILAPRDEAEREKARNAGLDLDTVLTTSDLVKSDNCFFVATGVTNGDMLRGVTYSPDGAITRSVVMRSKSGTVRYIDSIHQLKKLQEYSVVDYGPKDK